CTTCTCGGTCGTCTGAACCAAACAACGAAATATCGGGGGTTGCATGGGATTTTGGGGACCGATCAAGCCGATCGAACGCAGCACGGCTCCTAGCGCGCATCGGCTGCGCCCCACGCTTTCCTGGCCGCACCTGATCGCGCTCGGCGTCGGCGCGATCGTCGGCACCGGCATCTACACGCTGACCGGCGTCGGCGCCGAGCGGGCAGGGCCGGCGGTGATCCTCGCCTTCGTCATCGCCGGTGCGGTCTGCGCCTGCGCCGCGCTCGCCTATGCCGAGCTCGCGACGATGATCCCGGCGGCGGGCAGCGCCTATACCTACAGCTATTCGGTACTGGGCGAGACGATCGCCTGGGTGGTCGGCTGGAGCCTGATCCTCGAATATTCGCTCGCCTGCTCGGCGGTAGCGGTGGGCTGGTCGGGCTATCTGGTCGGCTGGCTGCAATCGGCGGGCATCCATCTCCCCGCGATGCTGCTCCAGGGGCCGCATGCCGGCGGCATCGTCAACCTGCCCGCGGTGCTCGTCTCCTTCGCGATCGCCGGCATGCTGATACTCGGCACCCGCGAGAGCGCGACGCTCAACATCGTGCTGGTCGTCATCAAGCTGGTGGCGCTCGCGGTGTTCGTGGCCCTCGCATTGCCCGGCTTCGACGCGGCGAACTTCCACCCCTTCATGCCCTATGGTTTCGCCAGCCATGCGGACGGTAGCAGCACGCGAGGCGTGATGGCCGCGGCTGCCATCGTCTTCTTTGCCTTTTACGGCTTCGACGCGGTCGCCACCTCCGCCGAGGAAGCCAAGAATCCGGGCCGCGACCTGACGATCGGCATCGTCGGATCGATGGCGCTGTGCACCACCATCTACATCCTCGTCGCGGTCGCCGCCGTCGGCGCGATGTCCTACGCCGCGCTCGGTAACTCGCCCGAGCCGCTGGCGCTGGTGCTGCGCACGCTCGGCCACCCCTTCGCCGCCTGGGCGATCGCCGCCGCGGCGCTGGTCGCGCTGCCTTCGGTGATCCTCGTCATGATGTACGGCCAGAGCCGCATCTTCTTCGTGATGGCGCGCGACGGGCTGCTGCCGCGCGGGCTCGCCAAGGTCTCGTCGCGCACTGGAGCGCCGGTGCTGGTGACCGGCATCACCGGGCTTTTCGTCGCGGCCGTCGCGGGCTTCCTCCGGCTCGACGAGATAGCCGAGCTCGCCAATGCCGGCACGCTGATCGCGTTCATCGCGGTGGGCGCCTGCATGATGCTGCTCCGCCGCCGCGCGCCCGATGCGCCGCGCATCTTCCGCTGCCCGCAGCCTTATGTGGTCGGCACGCTGGCGGTGCTGGGCTGCCTCTACCTGCTCTTCTCGCTTCCCGAGAAGACGCTGGTCCGCTTCCTGATCTGGAACGTCGCGGGCCTGGCCGTCTATTTCCTCTACGGTCGCGCGCGCAGCGTGCTGGCGCGCGGCTGAAGGTTCAGCCGTTCAGCTGGCGGCGGAGATCGGTGAGCGTGCCCTCGAT
This genomic stretch from Sphingomonas sp. harbors:
- a CDS encoding amino acid permease, which gives rise to MGFWGPIKPIERSTAPSAHRLRPTLSWPHLIALGVGAIVGTGIYTLTGVGAERAGPAVILAFVIAGAVCACAALAYAELATMIPAAGSAYTYSYSVLGETIAWVVGWSLILEYSLACSAVAVGWSGYLVGWLQSAGIHLPAMLLQGPHAGGIVNLPAVLVSFAIAGMLILGTRESATLNIVLVVIKLVALAVFVALALPGFDAANFHPFMPYGFASHADGSSTRGVMAAAAIVFFAFYGFDAVATSAEEAKNPGRDLTIGIVGSMALCTTIYILVAVAAVGAMSYAALGNSPEPLALVLRTLGHPFAAWAIAAAALVALPSVILVMMYGQSRIFFVMARDGLLPRGLAKVSSRTGAPVLVTGITGLFVAAVAGFLRLDEIAELANAGTLIAFIAVGACMMLLRRRAPDAPRIFRCPQPYVVGTLAVLGCLYLLFSLPEKTLVRFLIWNVAGLAVYFLYGRARSVLARG